A genomic stretch from Leptotrichia sp. HSP-536 includes:
- a CDS encoding RluA family pseudouridine synthase: protein MNEKYEVENEFEDEIDIENSENEENIVVLNEEAGNRIDKFLSERLELTRTRIQQLIKDENILVNEKKTKPAYKIEENDTIKVVVPELETVEIKPENIDIEIIYEDNDLAVINKRAGIVVHPANGHYSGTLVNAILYHIKDLSGINGEIRPGIVHRLDKDTSGLLIIAKNDKAHLKLSQMFHDKTVKKTYLAILKGKLNQKSGRIVTQIGRDKNDRKKMTVINDLNLGKTAITNYEVISQTEKFTLVKVHIETGRTHQIRVHMKHLGYPILGDSVYGRTDTEKRQMLHAYKLEFEHPITEENIEFIAELPEDFERALKKCELEFETL, encoded by the coding sequence ATGAATGAAAAATATGAAGTTGAAAATGAATTTGAAGATGAAATAGATATTGAAAATAGTGAAAATGAGGAAAATATTGTTGTTTTAAATGAAGAGGCAGGGAACAGGATTGATAAATTTTTGTCAGAAAGGCTTGAGTTGACACGAACACGTATTCAACAGCTTATAAAAGATGAAAATATTTTGGTAAATGAAAAAAAGACAAAGCCTGCTTATAAAATTGAAGAAAATGATACAATAAAAGTTGTAGTTCCAGAACTGGAAACTGTTGAAATTAAACCTGAAAACATTGATATTGAAATAATTTATGAGGATAATGATTTGGCAGTTATTAATAAGAGGGCTGGAATTGTAGTTCATCCTGCAAATGGACATTATTCAGGAACACTTGTAAATGCAATTTTATATCATATTAAGGATTTGTCGGGAATAAATGGGGAAATTCGTCCCGGGATTGTGCATAGGCTAGATAAGGATACAAGCGGACTTTTAATAATCGCTAAAAATGACAAGGCACATCTAAAATTGTCACAAATGTTTCACGATAAAACTGTAAAAAAAACTTATCTTGCAATTTTAAAAGGAAAACTAAACCAGAAAAGCGGAAGAATTGTAACGCAAATTGGACGGGATAAAAACGACAGGAAGAAAATGACTGTAATAAATGACTTAAATTTAGGAAAAACTGCAATTACTAATTACGAAGTAATTTCACAGACGGAAAAGTTTACGCTCGTAAAAGTTCATATTGAAACTGGAAGAACTCACCAAATCAGAGTTCACATGAAACATTTAGGATACCCAATTTTAGGTGACAGTGTCTATGGCAGAACAGACACCGAAAAACGCCAAATGCTTCATGCTTACAAACTGGAATTTGAACATCCAATTACAGAAGAAAATATAGAATTTATTGCAGAATTGCCGGAAGATTTTGAAAGGGCATTGAAAAAATGTGAGCTTGAATTTGAAACTTTATAA
- a CDS encoding DUF896 domain-containing protein: MDDIIKKVNEFSRLARERELTEEEKKEREKYRKMYIEKFKESVRGHLDSIKVVRVDDDGNPIDDDGNIIEPEA; the protein is encoded by the coding sequence ATGGACGATATTATTAAAAAGGTAAATGAATTTTCGAGATTAGCACGTGAGAGAGAATTGACCGAAGAAGAAAAGAAAGAGCGTGAAAAATATAGAAAAATGTATATTGAAAAATTTAAGGAAAGTGTGAGAGGGCATTTGGACAGCATTAAGGTTGTTAGAGTGGATGACGATGGGAATCCGATTGATGATGACGGAAATATTATTGAGCCTGAAGCGTAA
- a CDS encoding TMEM175 family protein codes for MKKDRLVGFFDGVIAIIITVLVLELPKIKGTTLAAIWENRVHYFAYITTFILFVIFWDTHHMIFDKVEKINSKIVKIQMLLLFLNTLFPYITLWVSENPYSYLVECVYIFFLLGENIIYSWLCNELIKADIDNIKLKKTVISLKRHKITTILQISSFVIGLFNPMLMLIIGFISLSIWYIPMPKMKKNK; via the coding sequence ATGAAAAAAGATAGATTAGTAGGCTTTTTTGATGGAGTTATAGCGATTATAATAACAGTTTTGGTATTGGAACTGCCTAAAATAAAAGGTACGACATTGGCAGCCATTTGGGAAAATAGAGTGCATTATTTTGCATATATAACGACATTTATACTATTTGTAATATTTTGGGATACTCATCATATGATATTTGACAAGGTTGAGAAAATAAATTCTAAAATAGTTAAAATACAGATGCTTCTATTGTTTTTAAATACGCTGTTTCCATATATAACATTGTGGGTTTCTGAAAATCCTTACAGCTATTTGGTGGAATGCGTGTATATATTTTTTCTGCTGGGAGAAAATATCATTTATTCGTGGCTTTGTAATGAACTTATAAAGGCAGATATCGACAATATAAAGCTAAAGAAAACAGTAATAAGTCTTAAAAGACACAAAATAACAACGATTTTACAAATTTCTTCTTTTGTAATAGGTTTATTTAATCCAATGCTTATGCTAATAATAGGATTTATTTCATTGTCAATATGGTATATTCCAATGCCAAAAATGAAAAAGAATAAATAA
- a CDS encoding P-loop NTPase fold protein, with product MKKKIIFKKIFEWFLINIPIAFFINEILGDKKNIITFSNWIILFLLILPFVIVTLKKKLKIEKYLFDYLEYFFSVVCIQIIIYKSKKYDNIQDFMIILYCWILITILFSDFILRYIEKYENNDSDNVNKIGSNLINSREQDLDNLKNILDNTLDSIIIDDKWGNGKTFFIKKFMEKYNTNYDFIYIKAPYFQTREEFRKVFLAELNKVFIKNGIFNTSISNLTKYFGVEIQGITLNQIEKNYNETIEEIVKKMCKLNKRIVIVLDDLDRIEKGEDIQEIFSFIGEINTELREKIGLITLSSYNKLNEKVQSHTEDKEGENYLDKYFDKKFYLQKVNIEELIEYFCEDENLSKIIKQCKKAIEEHYLLFFNSEIEDGKFEKEKKQNKIYLSKQTFRNIERLIKNININVKEIIENKEIYEKIFILFEIFELLLPESWENLKIDSKMESLLDNIFIYKDNPEINFEGYNQFIYSCANEVLNYKKSKTQNYFSKYQNIKNFITEKYINNDENILIEEYLETAKIFKFSEDEKKEILDFFIIDNKISKYDFIQLYIQFELNYKLYLDDITTFIEIINNKSNNCGSTYINKYLLIREFCKFLYSLSLISLKEFSDIIKLIETNNTNLPEEKIFEKFNQHKNKQEIYKILNFISEIYNETFQPSKYNTLNSNIKIGIENFKFNDDVNPLLKAFKEAENEYKEDAWITILGMRFDFIVDIENSFNQDDLNLDIESKKYLDKFYKNKKLVNHVKILRENSIIKANVHYIIKLNILRLDLKEINPTIKEITDRLKNNKVNIENFKKKLKEENKDKYKEWEDILNELKTK from the coding sequence ATGAAGAAAAAAATTATATTTAAAAAGATATTTGAATGGTTTTTAATAAATATACCGATAGCTTTTTTTATAAATGAAATTTTGGGAGATAAAAAAAATATTATAACTTTTAGTAACTGGATAATTTTATTTTTATTAATTCTTCCTTTTGTTATTGTAACATTAAAAAAGAAACTTAAAATAGAGAAATATTTATTTGATTACTTGGAATATTTTTTTTCTGTAGTATGTATTCAGATAATTATATATAAATCTAAAAAATATGACAACATACAAGATTTTATGATAATTCTTTATTGTTGGATTTTAATTACAATTTTATTTAGTGATTTTATATTAAGGTATATAGAAAAATATGAAAATAATGATAGTGATAATGTCAATAAAATTGGATCAAATTTAATAAATAGCAGAGAACAAGATTTAGATAATTTGAAAAATATTTTGGATAACACGTTAGATTCTATTATTATAGATGATAAATGGGGAAATGGAAAAACATTTTTTATAAAAAAATTTATGGAAAAATATAACACTAATTATGATTTTATTTATATAAAAGCTCCATATTTTCAAACTAGAGAAGAATTTAGGAAAGTTTTTTTGGCTGAATTAAATAAAGTATTTATTAAAAATGGAATATTCAATACATCTATTTCAAATTTAACAAAATATTTTGGTGTCGAAATTCAAGGAATAACACTGAATCAAATAGAAAAAAATTATAATGAAACTATAGAAGAAATCGTAAAGAAAATGTGTAAATTAAATAAAAGAATTGTTATAGTTTTAGATGATTTAGATAGAATAGAAAAAGGAGAAGATATACAAGAAATTTTTAGTTTCATTGGAGAAATAAATACTGAATTAAGAGAAAAAATAGGGCTTATTACCTTGTCGTCTTATAATAAACTAAATGAAAAGGTACAAAGCCATACAGAAGACAAAGAAGGAGAAAATTATTTAGACAAATATTTTGATAAAAAATTTTATTTACAAAAAGTAAATATCGAAGAATTAATTGAATATTTTTGTGAAGATGAAAACTTATCAAAAATTATAAAACAATGCAAAAAAGCTATTGAAGAACATTATTTACTCTTTTTCAATTCAGAAATTGAAGATGGAAAATTTGAAAAAGAGAAAAAACAAAATAAAATTTATCTTTCAAAACAAACATTCCGTAATATCGAAAGACTTATAAAAAATATAAATATAAATGTAAAAGAAATAATTGAAAATAAGGAAATTTACGAAAAGATATTTATATTATTTGAAATATTTGAATTATTATTACCGGAATCTTGGGAAAATTTAAAAATAGATAGTAAAATGGAATCGCTTTTAGACAATATATTTATCTATAAAGATAATCCAGAAATTAATTTTGAAGGATATAATCAATTTATTTACTCATGTGCTAATGAAGTTTTAAATTATAAAAAGTCTAAAACGCAAAATTATTTTTCAAAATATCAAAATATTAAAAATTTTATTACTGAAAAATATATAAATAATGATGAAAATATATTAATTGAAGAGTATTTAGAAACTGCTAAAATTTTTAAATTTTCAGAAGATGAAAAAAAAGAAATTTTAGATTTTTTTATAATAGATAATAAAATAAGTAAATATGATTTCATTCAATTGTATATTCAATTTGAATTGAATTATAAATTATATCTAGACGATATAACAACTTTTATTGAAATAATTAATAATAAATCAAATAATTGTGGCAGTACCTATATTAATAAATATTTATTAATAAGAGAATTTTGTAAATTTTTATATAGTTTATCTTTAATTTCTTTAAAAGAATTTAGTGATATTATCAAATTAATTGAAACGAATAATACTAATCTGCCAGAAGAAAAAATATTTGAAAAATTTAACCAACATAAAAATAAACAAGAAATCTATAAAATTTTAAATTTTATTTCTGAAATTTATAATGAAACTTTTCAACCTTCAAAATACAATACCTTAAATTCCAATATAAAGATTGGAATTGAAAATTTTAAATTTAATGATGATGTAAATCCCTTACTTAAGGCATTTAAAGAAGCAGAAAATGAATATAAAGAAGACGCATGGATTACTATTTTGGGAATGCGTTTTGATTTCATCGTTGATATAGAAAATAGTTTTAATCAAGATGATTTAAATTTAGATATTGAATCAAAAAAATATCTAGATAAATTTTATAAAAATAAAAAATTAGTTAATCATGTAAAGATCTTAAGAGAAAATAGTATCATAAAAGCAAATGTTCATTATATTATTAAGTTAAACATATTAAGATTAGATTTGAAAGAAATAAATCCTACAATTAAAGAGATAACTGATAGGTTAAAAAATAATAAAGTTAACATAGAAAATTTCAAGAAAAAACTGAAAGAAGAAAATAAAGATAAATATAAAGAATGGGAAGATATTTTAAATGAATTAAAAACTAAATAG
- a CDS encoding Fic family protein yields the protein MEDKYKMTLKENIFVAKRNIVDSIWKSANLEGIAVTYPQTETIFQGLGVQNMKVKDINAIVNLKHSWEFILKNIEYPLDLNYICKINQLIGEANVNPFPGQLRFSDVSMGGTDWKPEIPDKEKVNDNLNKILESENSATEKAINLMLYLMRSQLFYDGNKRTSMMTANQVMIQNGAGIISVPIKQQEKFLELLVKFYETNDTSEIKELIYNHCIDGINFKRE from the coding sequence ATGGAAGACAAGTATAAAATGACATTGAAGGAAAATATTTTTGTTGCAAAAAGAAATATAGTGGATTCAATTTGGAAATCGGCAAATCTAGAAGGAATAGCTGTGACTTATCCCCAGACAGAAACGATTTTTCAGGGACTGGGAGTTCAGAATATGAAAGTTAAGGATATAAATGCCATTGTTAATTTAAAACATTCGTGGGAATTTATTTTGAAAAATATTGAATATCCTCTTGATTTAAACTATATTTGCAAAATTAATCAGCTCATTGGAGAGGCAAATGTAAATCCTTTTCCAGGACAATTGAGATTCTCGGATGTAAGTATGGGTGGAACAGATTGGAAGCCTGAAATTCCAGATAAGGAAAAAGTGAATGATAATTTGAATAAAATTTTGGAAAGTGAAAACTCTGCAACAGAAAAAGCAATAAATTTAATGCTGTATTTAATGAGAAGCCAACTTTTTTATGATGGAAATAAAAGGACAAGCATGATGACAGCAAATCAAGTGATGATTCAAAACGGTGCTGGAATTATTTCTGTACCAATAAAACAGCAAGAGAAATTTTTGGAACTGCTTGTCAAATTTTATGAAACTAATGATACGAGTGAAATTAAGGAATTGATTTATAATCATTGTATTGATGGAATAAATTTTAAAAGAGAATAG
- a CDS encoding HD domain-containing protein: protein MYIIRKAMEYFKPKINRVYMNEALKKLTEKEKKIFLEMSDYDKFHSLEVYKKIKKTELKNNEKYLKLALLHDCGKENVSIITRVLHKLGFKTQLRNHAQRSFEKLEKVDEEVAVLAKNHHNRGYSQEMDVFQKCDDES, encoded by the coding sequence ATGTATATTATTAGAAAAGCAATGGAGTATTTTAAACCGAAAATTAACAGAGTTTATATGAATGAGGCTTTGAAAAAATTGACAGAAAAAGAAAAGAAAATATTTTTGGAAATGTCAGATTACGATAAGTTTCATTCGCTTGAAGTTTATAAAAAAATAAAAAAAACGGAGCTAAAAAATAATGAGAAATATTTAAAATTGGCACTTCTACACGACTGTGGAAAAGAAAATGTGTCGATTATAACGAGAGTTTTGCATAAATTAGGATTTAAAACACAGTTGCGAAATCATGCACAAAGAAGTTTTGAAAAGTTGGAAAAAGTCGATGAGGAAGTAGCGGTTTTGGCGAAAAATCATCATAATAGAGGTTATTCACAGGAAATGGATGTTTTTCAGAAATGTGATGATGAGAGTTAA
- a CDS encoding pseudouridylate synthase — MGKIDTEKSKIDKLIRNFENTKYFGYMFFVKYDGQKFESFDENPNKKSVKSEFKKILENNKIKIFKGVQQAGRTDANVSAKENILYINSKGIIDFSKLKFLETEGLKINKIVRTLPFLEFPQMIEKRYYIYEYPKNLVKNDEEIINQICKKVSGKKDFYEFTSEKGKKLKNHTREIFVKYENDKLYFVGDGFLPQQVRIMSNFILNNTKFDIEKLNDENFENRELKIKDKPLDGKYLILTKVDFSEELEKISFFDVKNIEELINLKNENNGSLEIKNSENKLDNLNEKLKNIGEITKIRKIEKNSYFTIFFVEKKDKGEFIGKRGKNVKKLKKIFGDIVVKDI, encoded by the coding sequence ATGGGAAAAATTGATACGGAGAAATCGAAAATAGATAAATTAATAAGAAATTTTGAGAATACAAAATATTTTGGATATATGTTTTTTGTGAAATATGATGGACAGAAATTTGAATCTTTTGATGAAAATCCTAATAAAAAGAGTGTTAAATCAGAATTTAAGAAAATTCTGGAAAATAACAAAATCAAGATTTTTAAAGGTGTTCAGCAGGCTGGAAGGACTGACGCAAATGTGAGTGCAAAAGAAAATATTCTTTATATAAATTCCAAAGGGATAATTGATTTTTCAAAATTAAAATTTTTGGAAACAGAAGGGCTGAAAATCAATAAAATAGTAAGAACATTGCCGTTTCTCGAATTTCCGCAAATGATTGAAAAAAGATATTATATTTATGAATATCCAAAAAATCTTGTGAAAAACGATGAAGAGATAATAAATCAAATTTGTAAGAAAGTGTCTGGGAAAAAGGATTTTTACGAATTTACTTCAGAAAAGGGGAAAAAATTAAAAAATCATACAAGAGAAATTTTTGTGAAATATGAAAATGATAAACTGTATTTTGTGGGAGATGGGTTTTTGCCACAGCAGGTGCGTATTATGAGCAATTTTATTTTAAATAACACAAAGTTTGATATTGAAAAGCTGAATGATGAGAATTTTGAAAATAGGGAATTAAAGATAAAAGATAAACCGCTTGATGGGAAATATTTGATACTTACGAAAGTTGATTTTTCAGAGGAATTAGAGAAAATTAGTTTTTTTGATGTGAAAAATATTGAAGAATTGATAAATTTGAAAAATGAAAATAACGGAAGTTTGGAAATAAAAAATTCTGAAAATAAATTAGATAATTTGAATGAAAAATTGAAAAATATTGGCGAAATTACTAAAATTAGAAAAATTGAAAAAAATAGCTATTTTACGATATTTTTTGTTGAAAAGAAAGATAAGGGGGAATTTATTGGGAAAAGAGGGAAAAATGTTAAAAAATTGAAAAAAATTTTTGGGGATATAGTTGTAAAAGATATTTGA
- a CDS encoding HAD family hydrolase produces MKYELVIFDLDGTLMDTSKSITKTVNSAMEELGKKQYSINECVKFVGGGVSGLARNILGKEKYEDVTNEEMEKVIRKYYDIYFDYGVEPYEGIPDLLDFLEQNGVKKGIVTNKDHETALSAVNKKLSKWKFDGIFGSNEKEYPNKPNPYNVDKMAQNLNILKEKILFVGDMLVDVNTAKNAGIDIVYCKWGFGEVKGENGIDEDVKVSDVQEIIERIKGE; encoded by the coding sequence ATGAAATATGAGCTGGTTATATTTGATTTGGACGGAACGCTTATGGATACATCAAAATCTATTACAAAGACTGTAAATTCAGCTATGGAAGAACTTGGGAAAAAACAGTATTCTATTAATGAATGTGTGAAATTTGTTGGTGGCGGAGTTTCAGGGCTTGCACGGAATATTTTGGGAAAAGAGAAATATGAGGATGTAACGAATGAGGAAATGGAAAAAGTTATAAGAAAATATTATGATATTTACTTTGACTATGGTGTCGAGCCTTATGAAGGAATACCAGACTTACTTGATTTTTTGGAACAGAATGGCGTGAAAAAAGGTATTGTAACAAATAAGGATCATGAAACAGCCTTGTCTGCTGTTAATAAAAAATTATCCAAATGGAAATTTGATGGAATATTTGGCTCAAATGAAAAGGAATATCCAAATAAACCAAATCCATACAATGTCGATAAAATGGCACAAAACTTAAATATTTTAAAAGAAAAAATATTATTTGTTGGAGATATGCTTGTGGACGTAAATACAGCTAAAAATGCTGGAATTGATATTGTTTACTGCAAATGGGGATTTGGCGAAGTGAAAGGCGAGAATGGAATTGATGAAGATGTGAAGGTGTCTGATGTTCAGGAGATTATTGAGAGAATAAAAGGTGAATAG
- a CDS encoding FAD-dependent oxidoreductase — translation MKKYDAIIIGFGKGGKTLAGFLAGKGQNVALIEKSDKMYGGTCINIGCIPTKKLVDSTKVLKNKGLSGIEEKERFYTESINNKNTLIGALRGKNYEMLATKENIDIYDGFGSFASKNVVNIESNGENVQIEGEKIFINTGSATIIPGIKGLKESNHVYTSTSIMELKELPKKLTILGAGYIGLEFASMYADFGSEVTVIDLAQRLMPREDEEIADRAKAIFEAKGIKFLLESKIEEIIDKNGKGYVQISQGASKSEIESDAILVAIGRKPNTEGLNLEVAGVKTDEKGAVVVDETLKTTADNIWAMGDVKGGLQFTYISLDDFRIIRDNLYNGGNRTVNDRNVIPYSVFINPPLSRVGMTESEAIAKGYEVKTGRLEAMAIPKAKIEGVTDGLLKAVIDAKTDKILGCTLLCNTSHEMINIVAAAMKAEQKYTFLKDMIFTHPTMSEALNDLFGSVK, via the coding sequence ATGAAAAAATATGATGCAATAATAATTGGATTTGGAAAAGGTGGAAAAACTTTGGCAGGATTTTTGGCTGGGAAAGGTCAGAATGTGGCTTTGATTGAGAAATCAGATAAGATGTATGGGGGGACTTGTATAAATATTGGATGCATTCCTACGAAAAAACTTGTTGATAGTACAAAAGTTCTTAAAAATAAAGGATTAAGTGGTATTGAGGAAAAAGAGAGATTTTATACAGAAAGCATAAATAATAAAAATACACTGATTGGTGCATTACGTGGAAAAAATTATGAAATGCTAGCTACAAAGGAAAATATTGATATTTATGATGGATTTGGAAGTTTTGCTTCAAAAAATGTTGTTAATATTGAAAGCAATGGGGAAAATGTTCAGATTGAAGGAGAAAAGATATTTATAAATACAGGTTCAGCTACAATAATTCCTGGTATAAAAGGGCTTAAAGAAAGTAATCACGTTTATACAAGTACATCAATAATGGAACTGAAAGAATTACCTAAGAAATTGACTATTCTTGGAGCTGGGTACATTGGACTGGAATTTGCTTCGATGTATGCTGATTTTGGGTCAGAAGTTACAGTGATTGATTTGGCACAAAGACTTATGCCTAGGGAAGATGAAGAAATCGCTGATAGGGCAAAGGCTATATTTGAAGCAAAAGGAATCAAATTTCTATTGGAATCAAAAATTGAGGAAATCATTGATAAAAATGGAAAAGGATATGTGCAAATTTCACAAGGAGCAAGCAAGAGCGAAATTGAATCAGACGCAATTCTTGTGGCAATTGGAAGAAAACCTAATACAGAAGGTCTTAATCTGGAAGTGGCAGGAGTAAAAACTGACGAAAAAGGTGCGGTTGTAGTTGATGAAACATTGAAAACAACAGCTGATAACATTTGGGCAATGGGAGATGTGAAAGGCGGACTTCAATTTACATATATTTCTCTTGACGACTTTAGAATAATAAGAGATAATCTTTACAATGGAGGAAACAGAACGGTAAACGACAGAAATGTAATTCCATACAGCGTATTCATAAATCCACCTTTATCAAGAGTTGGAATGACTGAAAGCGAAGCAATCGCCAAAGGATATGAAGTAAAAACAGGAAGACTTGAAGCAATGGCAATTCCAAAAGCAAAAATAGAAGGTGTAACAGATGGACTTCTTAAAGCAGTTATAGACGCAAAAACAGATAAAATACTGGGATGTACTTTATTATGTAACACTTCCCACGAAATGATAAACATTGTTGCAGCGGCTATGAAAGCTGAACAAAAATATACATTCCTAAAAGACATGATATTTACTCATCCAACAATGAGTGAGGCTTTGAATGATTTATTTGGGAGCGTGAAATAA
- a CDS encoding SIR2 family NAD-dependent protein deacylase, producing the protein MKKSYSRRNGYLETLQKGLVVLGTFENKFSLGKGSREERIELLKNEIQNADAIVVGAGSGLSTSAGFTYSGARFEKYFFDFIEKYGITDMYSGGFYPFPNAEIRWAWWARHIYFNRYVKAEKPVYEKLFSLLKDKNYFVITTNVDHQFQKAGFDKKRLFYTQGDYGLFQSVNPQIRKTYDNEEWVMKAMEAQGFVKDENGIFGVPENKKILMKIPTELIPKCPDDGSDMTTNLRADSSFVEDEGWHKASEEYSNFLENYKKMHILFLELGVGANTPVIVKYPFWYMVMENKKAVYACVNYQEAFCPNELEERSICLDGDIGEVLGEIYKKIEEDI; encoded by the coding sequence ATGAAGAAATCTTACAGTAGAAGAAATGGATATTTAGAAACGCTTCAAAAAGGATTGGTGGTATTGGGGACTTTTGAAAATAAGTTTTCATTAGGAAAAGGTTCGAGAGAAGAACGGATAGAACTTTTGAAAAATGAAATTCAAAATGCAGATGCTATTGTAGTAGGTGCTGGTTCAGGATTATCAACTTCGGCAGGTTTCACATACAGTGGAGCAAGATTTGAAAAATATTTTTTTGACTTTATAGAAAAATATGGCATTACAGATATGTATTCAGGTGGTTTTTATCCATTTCCAAATGCTGAAATTCGGTGGGCATGGTGGGCAAGACATATATATTTCAATCGTTATGTTAAAGCTGAAAAACCTGTCTACGAAAAATTATTTTCTCTTTTAAAAGATAAAAATTATTTTGTCATCACAACAAATGTAGATCACCAATTTCAAAAAGCAGGATTTGATAAAAAAAGACTTTTTTATACGCAAGGAGATTATGGCTTATTCCAAAGTGTGAATCCACAAATACGAAAAACCTATGATAATGAAGAATGGGTAATGAAAGCGATGGAAGCACAAGGATTTGTAAAAGATGAAAATGGGATATTTGGTGTTCCTGAAAATAAAAAAATTCTTATGAAAATTCCGACAGAATTAATTCCAAAATGTCCTGACGATGGTTCAGATATGACAACCAATCTTCGTGCTGACAGTTCGTTTGTGGAAGATGAAGGATGGCACAAAGCGTCTGAAGAATATTCAAATTTTCTTGAAAATTACAAAAAGATGCATATTTTATTTTTAGAATTAGGAGTTGGAGCAAACACACCTGTAATTGTGAAGTATCCTTTCTGGTATATGGTAATGGAAAATAAAAAAGCTGTTTATGCCTGTGTAAATTACCAGGAAGCATTTTGTCCAAATGAACTCGAAGAGAGAAGTATTTGTCTAGATGGAGATATTGGGGAAGTTTTGGGTGAAATATATAAAAAAATTGAAGAAGATATTTAA
- a CDS encoding ribonuclease HII → MDKDKLENKRNELMEFDAKYSKIVVGVDEAGRGPLAGPVVAGAVIVIQDFPELQEINDSKKLTEKKRERLFEAIEKNCIVGIGIASEKEIDEMNILNATFLAMRRAINQVDEKSAFDIVLVDGNHLIREYEGEQECIVKGDGKSLAIATASIVAKVTRDRMLCEIAKEFPEYEFEKHKGYGTKKHREVLLEKGACKYHRKTFLKKILGNES, encoded by the coding sequence ATGGATAAAGACAAATTAGAAAACAAAAGAAATGAATTAATGGAATTTGATGCAAAATACAGTAAAATTGTTGTTGGGGTTGATGAGGCTGGGAGAGGGCCTTTGGCAGGACCAGTTGTGGCTGGTGCTGTGATTGTGATTCAGGATTTTCCAGAATTACAGGAGATTAACGATTCGAAGAAGTTGACTGAGAAAAAAAGGGAAAGATTGTTTGAAGCAATAGAAAAGAATTGTATCGTAGGAATTGGAATTGCTTCAGAAAAAGAAATTGATGAGATGAATATTTTGAATGCAACATTTTTAGCAATGCGTCGAGCGATTAATCAAGTGGATGAAAAATCAGCATTTGACATAGTTTTAGTTGACGGTAATCATTTGATTCGTGAGTATGAAGGAGAGCAGGAGTGCATTGTGAAAGGAGACGGCAAGTCGTTAGCCATTGCGACTGCATCTATTGTGGCAAAGGTTACAAGAGATAGAATGCTTTGTGAGATTGCAAAGGAATTTCCTGAATATGAGTTTGAGAAGCATAAGGGGTATGGGACTAAGAAACATAGGGAGGTTTTGCTTGAAAAAG